From a region of the Paenibacillus sp. FSL R10-2734 genome:
- a CDS encoding bifunctional 3-deoxy-7-phosphoheptulonate synthase/chorismate mutase, which yields MSNVELDVLRGRLDEINGQLLELISERAKVVQEIGVVKEKQGVPKFDPEREKKMLDQLVASNKGPFTNGTIRSLFKQIFSASLDLQSDEHKKTLLVARKSHKEDTVIVLPGDVTVGGSSSLMVAGPCSVESELQTRTVAAALQKAGVRVMRGGAFKPRTSPYDFQGLGMDGLRILREAANDYGLLTISEIVDPRHIEESLDYVDIIQIGARNMHNFELLKAVGEVNKPVLLKRGLAATLDEFIHAAEYIMSRGNTQIMLIERGIRTYEKATRNTLDISAVPILKQECHLPVLVDVTHSTGRKDILIPCAKAALAAGADGIMVEVHPDPATALSDAAQQLNIDEFNTFFNEVKASGLYR from the coding sequence ATGAGTAACGTGGAATTGGATGTTCTTAGAGGTCGTCTGGATGAAATCAATGGGCAATTGCTGGAGCTAATCTCCGAGCGGGCCAAGGTTGTTCAGGAGATTGGAGTAGTAAAAGAAAAACAAGGTGTGCCTAAGTTCGATCCAGAACGGGAAAAGAAAATGCTGGATCAGCTCGTAGCGAGCAACAAAGGACCTTTCACTAACGGAACCATCCGCAGCCTCTTTAAACAAATTTTTTCAGCATCTCTGGACTTACAATCCGATGAACATAAAAAAACATTACTAGTAGCGCGTAAGAGTCACAAAGAAGATACGGTGATTGTTCTGCCGGGGGATGTTACTGTTGGCGGTTCATCTTCGCTGATGGTAGCTGGTCCTTGCTCCGTGGAGAGCGAACTACAGACCCGCACCGTAGCTGCAGCCCTGCAAAAAGCTGGTGTACGTGTTATGCGTGGAGGTGCCTTTAAGCCTCGGACTTCCCCTTATGACTTCCAAGGTCTAGGTATGGATGGTCTAAGAATATTACGTGAAGCAGCAAATGATTATGGCCTGCTGACGATCAGTGAAATTGTTGACCCAAGACATATCGAAGAGTCCTTAGATTATGTAGATATCATCCAGATCGGTGCGCGTAACATGCATAACTTCGAGCTGCTAAAAGCGGTCGGTGAAGTCAATAAGCCAGTGCTGCTGAAGCGCGGATTGGCTGCCACACTCGATGAATTCATACATGCAGCGGAATACATCATGTCTCGTGGTAACACACAAATCATGTTGATTGAACGCGGAATTCGTACTTATGAAAAAGCGACCCGCAACACGCTCGATATTTCAGCTGTGCCTATTCTTAAGCAGGAATGCCATTTGCCAGTATTGGTCGATGTTACGCACTCCACAGGACGCAAAGACATTCTTATTCCTTGTGCGAAAGCCGCACTCGCAGCCGGAGCCGATGGCATCATGGTTGAAGTTCACCCAGATCCTGCAACTGCGTTGTCCGATGCCGCACAGCAGCTGAATATTGATGAATTCAACACCTTCTTCAATGAAGTGAAAGCTTCCGGGCTGTACCGGTAA
- a CDS encoding SulP family inorganic anion transporter, giving the protein MTVAVALIPEAIAFSILAGVSPMVGLYASFCIAIVTALAGGRPGMISAATGAMALLVGSLVLEHGIEYLFAATVLAGVFQILMGMLKLGRFITFLPQPVMTGFVNALAILIFMAQLTHFNGQGWVMYGLVALTLLIIYTVPRFTKAVPSALVAIVIVSVLSIALHLDVRTVGDMGNITATLPLFHLPQIPLTLDTLLIILPYSLSLAVVGLLESLMTATLIDDITGTGSDKNREAKGQGLANVITGFFGGMAGCAMIGQSMVNMKSGGRTRLSTFVSGIFLLFLILVLGDVVKQIPMGALVGVMIMVCISTFEWGSLKSLTRVPLSDALVMIVTVVTVVATDNLSIGVLCGVLLSALTFAWKIASIRLTVQEAASSKTYSVSGQLFFGTTSHFIHEFTYDSDPDHIIIDFSHSHVWDQSAVHAIAKTMSKYAELGKKVTITGLNEDSSRLVQRVGLSL; this is encoded by the coding sequence ATGACCGTAGCCGTTGCGCTGATACCTGAAGCGATCGCTTTTTCGATTCTGGCGGGAGTAAGTCCGATGGTAGGTTTATATGCCTCTTTTTGCATCGCTATTGTAACAGCACTTGCTGGAGGTAGACCCGGAATGATTTCGGCGGCTACGGGGGCCATGGCCCTGTTAGTCGGAAGCCTCGTGTTGGAACACGGAATAGAGTATCTGTTTGCGGCAACTGTATTAGCTGGTGTGTTTCAGATATTGATGGGCATGTTGAAGCTGGGCCGATTTATAACATTTTTACCGCAGCCGGTAATGACGGGTTTTGTTAACGCGTTGGCGATTCTTATTTTTATGGCGCAGCTTACCCATTTTAATGGACAAGGCTGGGTAATGTATGGTCTGGTAGCTCTGACACTGCTTATTATTTATACGGTTCCACGGTTTACCAAAGCCGTACCTTCAGCGCTCGTAGCGATTGTTATCGTTTCTGTTCTTAGCATCGCTCTTCATCTGGACGTAAGAACCGTAGGCGATATGGGGAATATTACAGCAACTTTGCCACTATTCCATCTGCCACAGATCCCGCTCACGCTGGATACTCTGCTTATTATTTTGCCATATTCGCTCTCGCTGGCCGTAGTTGGATTATTAGAATCTCTGATGACAGCCACCTTGATCGACGATATTACTGGCACTGGTAGTGATAAGAACAGAGAGGCGAAGGGGCAGGGCTTAGCGAATGTTATCACCGGATTTTTCGGGGGGATGGCAGGCTGTGCAATGATCGGCCAGTCGATGGTAAATATGAAGTCAGGGGGACGTACCCGTTTGTCCACGTTTGTGTCAGGGATCTTTTTATTGTTCCTGATCCTCGTGCTTGGCGATGTGGTTAAGCAGATTCCGATGGGCGCACTTGTCGGTGTGATGATTATGGTCTGTATCAGTACCTTTGAATGGGGCTCGCTCAAATCTCTGACCCGTGTTCCACTAAGCGACGCGCTCGTTATGATTGTAACGGTGGTCACTGTGGTTGCTACGGACAATCTCTCTATCGGTGTTTTATGTGGTGTTCTGCTTAGTGCCTTGACCTTTGCTTGGAAAATAGCCTCGATCCGCCTAACTGTTCAGGAAGCTGCCTCTTCCAAAACATATTCGGTGTCCGGTCAGCTGTTCTTCGGCACAACAAGTCACTTCATTCATGAATTCACCTACGATAGCGATCCCGATCATATTATTATCGATTTCTCTCACTCTCATGTGTGGGATCAATCCGCGGTGCATGCCATAGCCAAGACGATGAGCAAATACGCTGAACTAGGCAAAAAGGTTACGATCACCGGACTTAATGAAGACAGCTCGCGGCTGGTTCAGCGGGTGGGGTTGTCATTATAG
- a CDS encoding Rrf2 family transcriptional regulator, giving the protein MHMKTGVEQSVYALVLLNMLPDKAVLSGEAISQQLGASATYFQKLLRKLVTADIITSVPGIKGGFKLKKRPEDIRVYDVYLAVEGQQSLYSSNGILVDMLDLEKEDSCCLLTNLMEEAESSWKAVLKRETIASLSEEMRGERFKDKIAALEEWVSNKMVI; this is encoded by the coding sequence ATGCATATGAAAACAGGGGTAGAACAGTCAGTGTATGCACTGGTTCTGCTCAACATGCTGCCGGACAAGGCGGTGCTGTCTGGAGAAGCGATTAGCCAGCAGCTCGGAGCATCGGCGACGTATTTTCAGAAATTGTTAAGAAAGCTGGTAACTGCAGACATTATCACGTCTGTTCCCGGCATTAAAGGTGGCTTTAAATTAAAGAAGAGACCTGAAGATATTCGTGTATATGACGTTTACCTTGCGGTGGAAGGACAGCAGTCGCTGTATTCATCAAATGGTATTCTGGTAGACATGTTGGATTTGGAAAAAGAAGACAGCTGCTGCCTGTTAACCAATCTGATGGAAGAAGCTGAATCCTCTTGGAAAGCTGTATTAAAGCGGGAGACTATTGCTTCGTTGTCGGAGGAAATGCGCGGTGAACGCTTTAAAGATAAGATTGCAGCTTTAGAGGAATGGGTCAGCAATAAAATGGTCATCTAG
- a CDS encoding LLM class flavin-dependent oxidoreductase, which produces MRLSVLDQAPVTSGNTAEGALHKAEELAILADELGYSRMWMAEHHGGNTFASSAPEVTAARLAAKTNRIRIGTGGVMMMHYSPLKLAEVFKTLSAFSPGRIDFGVGRAPGGDTSAMYALSEGRELMLHNMYDKLGITMQLLSDQIPEHELYASNLAAPTQVALPEVWLLGSSGNSARKAAQMGVGYSFAQFFNGAMSNEILDHYRNNYQPSIFMDKPEISVSYMVTTAETKEEAEYEALPQDIFRLMMSKGRITQVLTPEEAQNISLSEIDRMAIKEGRKIHLVGAVKDIAARLQEEQAQYGFQEAMVCSIPHSQEKRLEVYRLLARELLGS; this is translated from the coding sequence ATGAGATTAAGTGTATTGGATCAGGCACCCGTGACAAGTGGTAACACAGCGGAAGGTGCTCTGCATAAAGCAGAAGAACTGGCTATTTTAGCAGATGAGTTGGGATATAGCAGAATGTGGATGGCTGAGCACCATGGCGGAAATACATTTGCTAGTTCAGCTCCGGAAGTAACGGCAGCTCGTTTAGCCGCCAAGACCAATCGTATTCGAATCGGCACCGGCGGTGTTATGATGATGCATTATTCTCCACTTAAGCTGGCGGAAGTATTTAAAACGTTAAGTGCTTTTTCCCCGGGGAGAATTGATTTCGGTGTGGGACGAGCTCCTGGTGGCGATACAAGTGCCATGTACGCTCTGTCTGAAGGCCGCGAGTTAATGCTGCATAACATGTATGATAAGCTTGGCATTACTATGCAGCTGCTTAGTGATCAGATTCCGGAACATGAGCTTTATGCCAGTAACCTCGCCGCTCCAACGCAGGTAGCACTCCCTGAAGTATGGCTGCTAGGCTCTAGTGGCAACAGTGCACGAAAAGCTGCACAGATGGGAGTCGGATACTCCTTTGCGCAATTTTTTAATGGTGCGATGAGTAATGAGATCTTGGACCATTATCGGAATAACTACCAGCCTTCTATCTTCATGGACAAACCTGAGATCAGTGTATCCTATATGGTGACTACAGCAGAAACGAAGGAAGAAGCCGAATATGAGGCATTGCCGCAGGATATTTTCCGTTTGATGATGAGTAAAGGTAGAATTACGCAGGTGCTGACACCAGAAGAAGCTCAGAACATATCGTTATCGGAAATTGATCGGATGGCAATCAAGGAAGGTCGGAAGATTCATTTGGTTGGAGCGGTTAAAGATATCGCTGCACGCTTGCAAGAAGAACAAGCACAATATGGATTCCAGGAAGCAATGGTATGTAGCATTCCGCATTCGCAGGAGAAACGGTTAGAAGTTTACCGACTACTGGCGCGTGAACTTCTAGGTTCTTGA
- a CDS encoding prohibitin family protein, protein MNMQMNPKLKQLRPGKIISGVAAVLIVLLIGANSFVSVEYGHVGLYKTFGKLNDNTLSPGMHLKIPFIQTVIQVNTQVTKAETDTSASSKDLQPVSTHVAVNYSVNKASAYNLMNNIGGNFNNIIINPAIQEIVKEVTAKYPAEDLITRRDVVSGEISEHLTTRLAKYDLIVNDINIVNFKFSEAFNQSIEAKQVAQQQALKAENDLRRIEIEAKQKVAQAQAEAESLRLKKQEVTPELVQLKQIEVQEKALEKWNGVLPSVTGGATPFVDIQSLTK, encoded by the coding sequence ATGAATATGCAGATGAATCCGAAATTGAAGCAGTTGCGTCCCGGAAAAATAATTAGTGGTGTTGCAGCAGTGCTAATTGTACTGTTGATCGGCGCGAACTCATTTGTATCTGTAGAATATGGGCACGTAGGGTTGTACAAAACTTTTGGGAAATTAAATGACAATACATTGTCACCAGGTATGCATCTTAAAATTCCATTTATCCAGACGGTTATTCAGGTCAATACGCAGGTAACCAAGGCGGAGACAGATACGTCGGCATCTTCAAAGGACCTTCAGCCCGTATCTACACATGTGGCAGTTAACTATTCGGTGAATAAAGCTTCTGCCTATAATCTAATGAACAACATCGGCGGTAATTTCAACAATATAATTATTAATCCAGCTATACAGGAAATCGTCAAAGAAGTGACAGCTAAATATCCAGCAGAAGATTTGATTACGCGTCGTGATGTAGTCTCGGGTGAAATTAGTGAACATTTAACTACTAGGCTGGCAAAATATGACCTTATCGTCAACGATATTAACATCGTTAACTTTAAATTCTCGGAGGCGTTTAATCAGTCGATTGAAGCGAAGCAGGTTGCTCAGCAACAGGCGCTAAAAGCGGAGAACGATCTCCGGCGGATTGAAATCGAAGCTAAGCAAAAGGTCGCGCAGGCTCAAGCCGAAGCTGAATCTTTAAGACTTAAAAAGCAGGAGGTTACACCTGAGTTGGTGCAGCTGAAGCAAATAGAGGTCCAAGAGAAGGCGTTAGAAAAATGGAACGGTGTGCTGCCGTCAGTAACAGGAGGAGCCACTCCATTTGTGGATATTCAATCCCTGACTAAATAA
- the deoC gene encoding deoxyribose-phosphate aldolase, whose translation MSEITLSGIIDHTLLKADARKEDIVKLAEEAKAYKFASVCVNPAWVATAHEVLKDTPEVKVCTVIGFPLGSSTTETKAFETTNAIANGAGEVDMVINIGALKDGNDDLVKRDIAAVVDAARGKALTKVIIEACLLTDEEKVRACKLSVEAGADYVKTSTGFSTGGATKEDIALMRATVGPNVGVKASGGVRSAEDAHVMVQAGASRIGTSGGVAIAKGETSQSNY comes from the coding sequence ATGAGCGAAATTACACTATCAGGGATCATTGATCATACACTGCTAAAAGCAGATGCACGGAAAGAAGATATCGTTAAATTGGCAGAGGAAGCAAAAGCCTATAAGTTTGCTTCGGTCTGCGTAAACCCTGCTTGGGTAGCTACTGCACATGAAGTATTGAAAGATACGCCTGAGGTTAAGGTATGTACAGTTATCGGCTTCCCGCTTGGATCCTCGACAACAGAAACCAAAGCATTCGAGACTACCAATGCTATCGCTAATGGCGCAGGTGAAGTGGACATGGTCATCAACATTGGAGCGCTGAAAGATGGCAATGATGATCTGGTGAAACGTGATATTGCAGCAGTTGTAGACGCAGCTCGTGGTAAAGCACTGACTAAGGTCATTATCGAGGCGTGCTTATTAACGGATGAAGAAAAAGTACGTGCCTGCAAGCTTTCTGTTGAAGCTGGAGCAGACTACGTAAAAACATCCACAGGATTCTCTACAGGTGGAGCAACGAAGGAAGATATCGCGCTAATGCGTGCAACAGTTGGACCTAATGTGGGTGTGAAGGCTTCCGGTGGTGTGCGTAGTGCGGAAGACGCTCATGTAATGGTACAAGCAGGTGCAAGCCGTATTGGTACTAGTGGCGGTGTAGCGATTGCTAAGGGAGAAACAAGTCAAAGTAATTACTAA
- a CDS encoding homocysteine synthase: MSEDRKLSFETLTVHAGQEIDPTTFARAVPLYQTTSYGFRDADHAADLFALKEFGNIYTRLMNPTTDVFEQRLAALEGGAGALATASGAAAISFSILNIAGAGDEIVSAASLYGGTYNLFSTTLPKLGIKVHFVDSDNPENFRAAITDKTKALYAETIGNPQGNVLDIEAVAAIAHEHGIPLIVDNTFPSPYLLRPIEHGADIVVHSATKFIGGHGTSIGGIIVDGGKFDWKASGKFPGLTEPDPSYHGVVYTEAVGPIAYIIKARVQLLRDLGAAISPFNSWMLLQGLETLHLRMERHSQNALKVAQYLEAHADVEWVSYSGLPTHPSYELAQKYLPKGQGAILTFGIKGGSAAGRKLIENVKLFSHLANVGDSKSLIIHPASTTHAQLSDEEQTTAGVTPELLRLSIGTESIDDIIYDLEQAIAASQQ, from the coding sequence ATGTCAGAAGACCGTAAGCTGTCATTTGAAACTTTGACTGTTCATGCAGGCCAGGAAATTGATCCAACTACTTTCGCACGTGCTGTACCGCTTTATCAGACGACGTCTTATGGTTTCCGTGATGCTGATCATGCAGCGGATCTATTTGCACTCAAGGAATTCGGTAATATTTATACTCGGCTGATGAATCCGACTACAGATGTATTTGAACAGCGTCTGGCGGCACTAGAAGGTGGAGCAGGTGCACTTGCTACAGCTTCCGGGGCAGCGGCTATTTCTTTTTCCATTCTAAATATTGCGGGCGCTGGGGATGAAATTGTATCTGCAGCTAGTCTTTACGGCGGTACTTATAATCTTTTTTCTACAACGCTACCTAAGCTTGGCATTAAGGTTCATTTTGTGGATTCAGATAATCCAGAGAACTTCCGTGCTGCGATTACCGATAAAACCAAAGCCTTGTATGCAGAAACCATTGGTAACCCACAGGGGAATGTACTAGATATTGAAGCCGTTGCAGCGATCGCGCATGAGCACGGAATTCCTCTTATTGTGGATAATACGTTCCCAAGTCCATATTTACTGCGTCCAATTGAGCATGGAGCTGACATCGTTGTCCATTCGGCAACCAAATTCATCGGTGGTCATGGTACATCTATTGGCGGAATTATTGTGGACGGTGGTAAGTTTGATTGGAAGGCAAGCGGTAAGTTCCCAGGACTTACGGAGCCTGACCCAAGTTATCATGGCGTTGTTTACACCGAGGCAGTGGGACCGATCGCTTATATTATTAAAGCACGTGTTCAATTGCTTCGTGATCTAGGTGCAGCTATTTCACCATTTAACTCTTGGATGCTTTTACAAGGGCTCGAAACACTCCATTTGCGTATGGAACGTCATAGCCAGAATGCGCTGAAGGTTGCGCAATATTTGGAGGCACACGCAGATGTGGAATGGGTAAGTTATTCCGGACTTCCTACGCATCCTTCTTATGAACTCGCGCAAAAGTATTTGCCTAAAGGTCAAGGAGCGATTCTTACCTTCGGTATTAAAGGTGGAAGTGCTGCGGGTCGCAAGCTGATTGAAAATGTGAAGCTGTTCTCGCATTTGGCGAATGTCGGTGATTCTAAGTCATTGATCATCCACCCAGCAAGCACAACACATGCGCAGCTGTCGGATGAAGAGCAAACCACAGCCGGAGTAACTCCGGAATTGCTTCGTTTATCGATCGGTACGGAATCTATTGATGATATTATTTATGATCTGGAGCAGGCTATCGCTGCCAGTCAACAATAG
- the aroB gene encoding 3-dehydroquinate synthase — translation MSGNFRVALKKVVDHSYDIEIGENLFNSLIEDLKRGIVENVSKFAIITDSKVEALYGQALLEQLIQNDFQAELFSFPAGEKSKTREMKAQIEDELLSRSYGRDCCIIAIGGGAVTDLAGFLAGTFGRGVPSLNYATTLLAAADASIGGKTGVNTPVATNLIGVFHQPKKVYIDLATWRTLPVRELRSGLAETIKHACIADTEFFEFLERNMNKVVTTEGELVLDREVCERIALYNCEIKYGVVEKDELESNLRQILNLGHTAGRALEALSGYELLHGEAIAIGLTIQVQLAERLGYVTPDQTQRVITLLQKAGLPTEIPASITDRMLIDKMYTDKKVRKGRIRFVFQDGIGSMKRFEDGSYSTPVEEQLLTDLLAKIRQ, via the coding sequence ATGTCCGGAAATTTTAGAGTTGCCCTGAAGAAGGTCGTTGACCATTCCTACGATATTGAGATCGGAGAAAATTTATTTAACTCATTAATAGAAGATTTAAAACGAGGAATCGTAGAGAATGTGAGTAAATTCGCGATTATTACGGATTCCAAAGTTGAAGCTCTTTATGGACAAGCCTTGTTGGAACAGCTGATTCAGAATGATTTTCAAGCCGAGCTTTTTTCTTTCCCTGCCGGAGAAAAGTCCAAAACTCGAGAAATGAAAGCACAAATTGAGGATGAATTACTAAGCCGCTCTTATGGACGAGATTGCTGTATTATTGCAATTGGAGGCGGGGCGGTAACAGATTTGGCAGGTTTTCTGGCAGGGACATTTGGCCGGGGAGTGCCGAGTTTGAACTATGCAACTACCTTATTAGCGGCAGCAGATGCATCTATTGGCGGAAAAACAGGCGTAAACACACCGGTTGCTACCAATCTAATCGGTGTATTTCATCAGCCCAAAAAGGTGTACATTGACTTAGCGACTTGGAGAACACTTCCGGTTCGTGAGCTCCGCAGCGGCTTGGCTGAAACAATTAAACACGCTTGCATCGCAGATACGGAATTCTTTGAGTTTCTAGAGCGGAATATGAATAAAGTAGTCACGACGGAAGGTGAGCTTGTATTAGATCGAGAAGTTTGCGAACGGATTGCACTTTACAATTGTGAGATCAAATATGGTGTAGTAGAGAAGGACGAGCTGGAGAGTAACCTGCGTCAAATTCTTAATCTTGGGCATACTGCGGGGCGAGCACTGGAGGCTTTAAGTGGTTATGAATTATTACATGGTGAGGCCATAGCGATTGGACTTACGATTCAGGTGCAGTTAGCAGAGCGCTTGGGATATGTAACTCCTGACCAAACTCAGCGTGTGATTACTTTGCTACAGAAGGCGGGCCTACCAACCGAAATACCAGCAAGCATTACAGACAGGATGCTAATCGACAAAATGTACACAGATAAAAAAGTACGCAAAGGGCGCATACGGTTTGTATTCCAAGATGGGATCGGCTCGATGAAACGTTTTGAGGATGGATCTTATTCAACTCCTGTCGAAGAACAACTCCTAACAGATCTTTTAGCTAAAATCCGCCAATAA
- a CDS encoding heavy metal translocating P-type ATPase, with protein MQATSKHLPQQSSISGSMKKPGAPKRRFDPRAMLSNSEMQAALGSGVLMLFAWAVGGWSEILSITLYVISYAIGGWNKAKEGVETLVKERDLDVNLLMIAAALGAASIGYWNEGAMLIFIFALSGALESYTMERSKKDISSLMALKPATAMRIEKGSMNEVNIDQLVIGDLLLVRPGDLIPADGKVYRGESAVDQASITGESVPVEKCAGSEVFAGTVNGEGPLYIEVTKAAENTLFAKIIKMVEEAETEVPNSQRFIKRLEAIYARVVVASTVALVILPPFLLDWSWSATFYKAMVFLVVASPCALVSSIMPAMLSAISKSARKGVLFKGGVHLENMARTTVVAFDKTGTLTEGTPQVTDFIAGEGYSRQELLAVVASIEHMSRHPLAEAIVRKAEEEGLELRGVEDSKTITGWGIEGQIDGHLWRIGKSNLLDELTASAINPEMEYWKLKRQQLAEEGKTVSIILDGEQIAGMIALQDTVRPQAEAAVRKLQELGIKVAMLTGDRDATAQVIAGTTGVDMVFADLLPEDKVKHIKALREKYGHVVMVGDGVNDAPALATATVGMGMGMKGSGAALEIADVVLMNDNIEEIASTISLARRSQRIVKQNMIFAVSVIAVLMISNFVQGIALPFGVIGHEGSTILVILNGLRLLR; from the coding sequence ATGCAAGCAACATCAAAACATTTACCCCAGCAGTCATCTATCTCCGGCAGCATGAAGAAGCCAGGCGCTCCAAAGCGTCGGTTCGATCCACGTGCTATGCTGAGCAACTCCGAGATGCAGGCTGCACTTGGCAGCGGAGTACTTATGCTTTTTGCCTGGGCCGTTGGTGGTTGGTCCGAAATTCTTTCCATAACACTCTATGTTATTTCTTATGCGATTGGTGGCTGGAACAAGGCCAAGGAAGGCGTAGAAACACTCGTCAAAGAACGAGATCTCGATGTGAACCTACTGATGATTGCAGCCGCACTCGGCGCAGCTTCCATTGGGTACTGGAATGAAGGCGCAATGCTTATTTTCATTTTTGCACTCAGTGGAGCATTAGAGAGTTATACGATGGAGCGTAGTAAAAAGGATATTTCCTCGCTGATGGCGCTCAAACCAGCTACGGCTATGCGGATTGAAAAAGGAAGCATGAATGAGGTCAATATCGACCAGCTGGTGATTGGAGATTTATTGCTTGTACGCCCAGGAGATTTGATTCCTGCAGACGGTAAGGTTTATCGGGGGGAATCGGCAGTAGATCAAGCCTCCATTACGGGAGAATCGGTTCCTGTAGAGAAATGTGCTGGCAGCGAAGTTTTTGCAGGCACCGTGAATGGAGAAGGACCCCTTTACATTGAAGTAACGAAAGCTGCTGAGAACACTCTTTTTGCCAAAATTATCAAAATGGTAGAGGAAGCAGAAACAGAGGTTCCTAACTCGCAGCGTTTTATTAAAAGACTTGAAGCTATCTATGCACGGGTAGTTGTTGCCTCGACAGTAGCACTAGTTATCCTTCCACCGTTTCTGCTGGATTGGAGCTGGAGCGCAACCTTCTATAAAGCGATGGTCTTTCTAGTGGTAGCTTCACCTTGCGCTTTGGTCTCGTCTATTATGCCAGCGATGCTGTCTGCAATCTCCAAAAGCGCGCGAAAAGGAGTTTTATTTAAAGGTGGAGTACATCTAGAAAATATGGCACGCACAACAGTTGTTGCCTTCGATAAAACAGGGACGCTTACAGAGGGAACTCCACAGGTAACTGATTTTATTGCAGGTGAAGGATACAGTCGCCAAGAATTGCTAGCTGTTGTTGCATCCATTGAGCATATGTCTCGTCATCCACTGGCGGAAGCAATTGTACGTAAGGCTGAGGAGGAAGGTCTGGAGCTACGGGGAGTGGAAGACAGTAAAACCATTACAGGCTGGGGGATTGAAGGTCAAATCGATGGACATCTCTGGAGAATCGGAAAGTCTAATTTGCTCGATGAGCTGACTGCGTCTGCTATTAATCCTGAAATGGAATATTGGAAACTTAAACGTCAGCAACTGGCTGAAGAAGGGAAGACCGTTTCCATCATTCTGGACGGTGAGCAAATTGCTGGAATGATTGCTTTGCAGGATACGGTTCGTCCACAAGCAGAAGCCGCCGTGCGGAAGCTGCAGGAGCTTGGGATTAAAGTGGCAATGCTTACCGGTGACCGTGACGCTACAGCTCAGGTTATTGCAGGTACAACCGGAGTAGATATGGTATTTGCCGATCTTTTACCTGAAGATAAAGTGAAGCATATCAAGGCTCTACGTGAAAAGTATGGTCACGTTGTAATGGTGGGTGATGGTGTGAATGATGCACCTGCCTTGGCGACAGCAACCGTAGGTATGGGCATGGGCATGAAGGGGAGCGGCGCAGCACTCGAAATAGCCGATGTTGTGCTTATGAATGACAATATTGAAGAGATCGCTTCAACGATATCATTGGCACGTCGTTCGCAGCGTATTGTGAAGCAAAACATGATTTTTGCTGTGAGCGTAATCGCAGTGCTTATGATCAGCAACTTTGTGCAGGGAATCGCGCTTCCTTTTGGCGTAATTGGTCATGAGGGTAGTACGATATTGGTAATCCTAAATGGGCTAAGATTATTGCGGTAA